Proteins encoded in a region of the Nicotiana tomentosiformis chromosome 9, ASM39032v3, whole genome shotgun sequence genome:
- the LOC104093179 gene encoding stem-specific protein TSJT1-like → MLAIFKKGVVDPPKELQSPASLQASIKAASPEETMKNFLSANPNNGFSIGFMDKAFLAYSNRASSYNTLQRLFCGVNDIYCIFLGSLNNLCALNKHYGLSKCTNEAMLVSEAYRTLRDRGPYPAHEVLKDLEGSFGFVIYDHKADTVFVALGADEKVKLFWGIAYDGSVMISDNVDHIKASCIKSFAPFPAGCMYHSGTGLKSYEHPSYKMKAMPRVDSEGSMCGAYFKVDVYSKVNSMPRVGSAANWATWGQ, encoded by the exons ATGTTGGCAATATTCAAGAAAGGTGTTGTTGATCCACCAAAGGAATTGCAGAGTCCAGCCTCATTGCAAGCATCAATCAAAGCTGCATCTCCTGAAGAAACTATGAAGAATTTCTTATCTGCAAATCCAAATAATGGATTTTCTATTGGCTTTATGGATAAGGCATTTTTGGCCTATTCTAATCGTGCAAGTTCATATAACACTCTTCAAAG GTTGTTCTGTGGTGTGAATGACATATACTGcatttttttgggaagtttgaacaACTTATGTGCTTTAAACAAGCATTATGGCCTATCAAAGTGTACTAATGAGGCTATGCTTGTAAGTGAAGCATATCGGACTCTCCGCGATAGAGGCCCATACCCGGCCCATGAAGTTCTCAAGGATCTTGAAGGTAGCTTTGGATTTGTGATCTATGATCACAAGGCTGATACAGTCTTTGTTGCCCTG GGTGCTGATGAAAAGGTGAAGCTATTTTGGGGCATAGCATATGATGGATCTGTTATGATATCTGATAATGTGGATCACATTAAAGCAAGTTGTATCAAATCATTTGCTCCCTTTCCTGCTG GGTGCATGTACCATAGTGGAACAGGATTAAAGAGCTATGAGCATCCAAGTTACAAGATGAAAGCAATGCCAAGAGTGGATAGTGAAGGGTCAATGTGTGGAGCTTATTTCAAGGTTGATGTCTACTCTAAAGTGAATAGCATGCCAAGAGTTGGAAGTGCAGCAAATTGGGCAACTTGGGGCCAGTAG